From the Lolium rigidum isolate FL_2022 chromosome 2, APGP_CSIRO_Lrig_0.1, whole genome shotgun sequence genome, one window contains:
- the LOC124693154 gene encoding membrane-anchored ubiquitin-fold protein 3 isoform X2: MAGGKEPIEVKFRLFDGTDIGPSKYDPATTVSALKDFILARWPQDKEITPKTVNDLKLINGGKILENSRTLAESRVTIGEVPGGVITMHVVVRPPQADKNQKQLGNSPKQNRCGCTIL, from the exons ATGGCCGGCGGGAAGGAGCCGATCGAGGTCAAGTTCCGCCTGTTCGACGGCACGGATATCGGCCCGAGCAAGTACGACCCCGCCACCACCGTCTCTGCGCTCAAGGATTTCATCCTCGCCCGGTGGCCGCAAG ATAAGGAAATAACTCCGAAAACGGTCAAtgacctgaagctcatcaatggtGGAAAGATATTGGAGAATAGCCGGACACTGGCCGAGTCACGTGTTACAATAGGAGAGGTCCCCGGAGGTGTAATTACCATGCATGTCGTAGTGCGACCTCCGCAAGCTGACAAAAACC AGAAGCAGCTCGGCAATTCCCCGAAGCAGAACCGATGTGGATGCACCATACTGTGA
- the LOC124693154 gene encoding membrane-anchored ubiquitin-fold protein 3 isoform X1 codes for MAGGKEPIEVKFRLFDGTDIGPSKYDPATTVSALKDFILARWPQDKEITPKTVNDLKLINGGKILENSRTLAESRVTIGEVPGGVITMHVVVRPPQADKNREKQLGNSPKQNRCGCTIL; via the exons ATGGCCGGCGGGAAGGAGCCGATCGAGGTCAAGTTCCGCCTGTTCGACGGCACGGATATCGGCCCGAGCAAGTACGACCCCGCCACCACCGTCTCTGCGCTCAAGGATTTCATCCTCGCCCGGTGGCCGCAAG ATAAGGAAATAACTCCGAAAACGGTCAAtgacctgaagctcatcaatggtGGAAAGATATTGGAGAATAGCCGGACACTGGCCGAGTCACGTGTTACAATAGGAGAGGTCCCCGGAGGTGTAATTACCATGCATGTCGTAGTGCGACCTCCGCAAGCTGACAAAAACCGTG AGAAGCAGCTCGGCAATTCCCCGAAGCAGAACCGATGTGGATGCACCATACTGTGA